The following proteins come from a genomic window of Ignavibacteria bacterium:
- a CDS encoding T9SS type A sorting domain-containing protein, which yields MESETAPVEYALSQNYPNPFNPSTVINYEIPKTSRVTLKIFDMLGKEVTTLVNEYKEQGRYSVEFNASHLPSGTYIYELRANDFVKSGKMLLLK from the coding sequence GTGGAAAGTGAAACTGCTCCTGTGGAGTATGCTTTAAGCCAGAACTACCCCAATCCCTTCAATCCCTCTACAGTCATAAACTATGAGATCCCGAAGACTTCAAGGGTGACTCTTAAGATCTTTGACATGCTGGGAAAGGAAGTTACTACTCTTGTAAATGAGTATAAGGAGCAGGGAAGGTATTCTGTGGAGTTTAATGCCTCCCACCTTCCTAGCGGGACATATATCTATGAACTTAGGGCAAATGATTTTGTTAAGAGCGGCAAGATGTTGCTCTTGAAGTAA
- a CDS encoding IS3 family transposase (programmed frameshift), whose translation MEGELKRRVFDEEFKLGAIRLVKEEGRRISDVARDLGIGQSLLHKWIRQQKEDGASAFPGKGHLRPEEEYMKKLEKELRDVKEERDILKKAIGHFLKSKALKFEFIRVHRCEFRLEKMCTVLGVSRAGYYHYTRRKVSRRAIENKELLRDIKSIYSEFRRAYGVLRITKELKARGKSFNKKRIQRIMRVNGIRAKASRKFKVTTNSKHTRNNIPDLVQRKFHAEEVNTLWTSDITHIHTREGWLYLCVILDVCSRGIVGWSMLNRITEDLVMSALIQAVRQRRPKPGLIFHSDRGSQYDSLKVKGYLKRHFFRQSMSRKGSCYDNAITESFFHSLKTELVHSEKYETRMEAMISLFDYIEIFYNRKRRHSALGYKTPEEFELMKRKICLN comes from the exons ATGGAAGGAGAATTAAAACGAAGGGTCTTCGATGAGGAGTTTAAGCTAGGGGCAATAAGGCTGGTAAAGGAGGAAGGCAGGAGGATTAGCGATGTGGCACGGGATCTTGGAATCGGGCAGAGTCTTCTGCACAAATGGATACGCCAGCAGAAAGAAGATGGTGCCTCAGCCTTCCCAGGAAAAGGTCACCTTAGGCCTGAGGAAGAGTATATGAAGAAACTTGAAAAAGAGCTCCGTGACGTAAAAGAGGAGCGAGACATATTAAAAAAAGCTATCG GCCATTTTCTCAAGAGTAAAGCCCTGAAGTTTGAATTTATACGGGTTCACAGGTGTGAGTTCCGTCTTGAGAAAATGTGCACTGTCTTAGGCGTCTCCAGGGCAGGTTACTACCACTACACGAGAAGGAAGGTCTCAAGAAGGGCCATAGAAAACAAGGAGCTCTTAAGGGATATAAAAAGCATTTACTCGGAGTTCAGAAGAGCCTACGGGGTTTTAAGAATTACAAAAGAGCTGAAGGCCAGGGGTAAAAGCTTTAACAAGAAAAGGATTCAGAGGATTATGCGTGTAAACGGCATAAGGGCCAAGGCTTCAAGGAAGTTCAAGGTGACGACCAATTCCAAACATACGAGGAACAATATACCTGACCTGGTACAAAGGAAATTCCATGCTGAAGAAGTAAATACCCTCTGGACAAGCGACATCACCCACATCCATACCCGTGAGGGCTGGCTTTACCTGTGCGTAATCCTCGACGTATGTTCAAGAGGGATCGTGGGCTGGTCGATGTTAAACAGGATTACCGAGGACCTGGTAATGAGTGCCCTCATCCAGGCAGTCAGGCAGAGAAGGCCAAAGCCTGGTCTGATATTCCACTCTGACCGTGGAAGCCAGTATGACTCCCTGAAGGTGAAAGGCTACTTAAAACGCCACTTCTTCCGCCAGAGCATGAGCCGTAAAGGCAGCTGCTATGACAATGCAATTACAGAGAGTTTCTTTCATTCGCTTAAGACTGAGCTCGTTCACTCTGAAAAGTATGAAACAAGAATGGAGGCAATGATAAGTCTCTTCGATTATATTGAAATATTCTACAACAGGAAAAGAA
- a CDS encoding alpha/beta hydrolase: MKKIILYISLFVAIAAQGCDMDSFLFNDKKISAYKLPGNNIPDSLIKQVTFISGGNTLYGYWVKGENYYNSFTILYCHGNKENIDNYWDRIMYLHQLGVNVFIFDYRGFGMSEGTSSEVGMHEDAEAAWNFIKVNYAVKPASLILYGYSLGNVASIYLAAEVVKPMALIAEAPFASANSLTQGSLVLDIPAGWLTKGKFNNAEEIKKITTPFLLLHGSDDDFVRFRDNGQVVYDNAPEPKTLIVVPGAVHTNIPEKMGVEEYLMSLRKFLHLLWL, translated from the coding sequence ATGAAAAAAATTATATTATACATCTCTCTTTTTGTTGCTATAGCCGCACAGGGCTGCGATATGGACAGCTTCCTTTTTAACGACAAGAAAATCTCAGCATACAAACTGCCCGGAAACAATATCCCCGATTCACTCATTAAGCAGGTGACTTTCATAAGCGGTGGAAACACGCTCTACGGGTACTGGGTAAAAGGAGAAAATTACTATAATAGTTTTACTATACTGTACTGCCACGGAAATAAAGAAAACATAGATAACTACTGGGACAGGATTATGTATCTGCATCAGCTTGGAGTTAATGTCTTTATATTCGACTACAGGGGATTTGGAATGTCTGAAGGCACTTCTTCCGAAGTGGGAATGCATGAGGATGCAGAGGCAGCATGGAATTTCATTAAAGTAAATTATGCTGTAAAACCCGCATCGCTAATTCTATACGGCTACTCGCTTGGCAATGTGGCTTCAATCTATCTTGCTGCCGAGGTCGTAAAGCCGATGGCACTTATTGCAGAGGCCCCTTTTGCCTCGGCAAATTCCCTTACACAGGGAAGCCTGGTGCTGGATATCCCAGCGGGGTGGCTTACAAAAGGAAAGTTTAATAATGCCGAGGAAATAAAAAAAATCACAACTCCGTTTCTGCTTCTTCATGGAAGTGACGACGACTTTGTACGCTTCCGTGACAACGGTCAGGTTGTTTATGACAATGCGCCGGAGCCAAAAACTCTAATTGTTGTCCCGGGGGCGGTTCATACTAACATCCCGGAAAAGATGGGGGTGGAAGAATATCTGATGTCTCTAAGAAAATTTTTACATCTGCTTTGGTTATAA
- a CDS encoding S46 family peptidase: MKNQFRMNRLMLTAALCLFICFGGLRAQATFDADTVKAQKYDTGKMWAFEFPPFEYLKQVYNFNASQEWFDDVRLSALRIPGCTASFVSEDGLVMTNNHCARGIRRMVQKEGEDLANTAFIARTLEEERKIPNYSAEQLIYLKDVTKEVQTAISSGKTEKEKIALRDAKLKVLKDEYEKETKLKCDVVSYYNGSLFFVQGFKTYNDVRLVFQPEENIAYFGGDPDNFTYPRYNLDCTFLRIYGDDGKPVKSEHFFKWSANGAQPGELVFTVGNPGSTNRLRTVAQLEYLRDIQFRNSAFLADNLYSRLDQLKSINPQQASEYENLRLGFSNGQKNTSNTYKALNDPYLMARKKDFEKRAREFVASDPQLEKQYGHVWKTIETTRGELRSIDTKIAALSTNPTYFSRYLTIANALVTQAKQSALPEDQKDPETKTERYQQMLKNIYPDNFDPILEQAKLEINIDYIIMNLGKDHPWVKKFFSGSTSKEIAQNLISKSAFKDKKTVMALFQKTPEEILSLNDPFISYYAETYGDLVKLKKEQKETLDTENIAFGLLGQIIYKMYGTSVTPDANRTLRLSDGLLKGYNYNGTTAQVKTTFFGLYDKYFGFEGKYPFNLPSRWQNVPKDLDLNTPFNFVSTNDIVGGNSGSAVINKNAEVIGLAFDGNIESLQGNFIYLPTYNRTVAVDSKGMYEAIKKVYKNDRLADELKEGKIQ; the protein is encoded by the coding sequence ATGAAAAATCAGTTTAGAATGAATAGGCTTATGCTTACTGCAGCCTTATGTCTATTCATATGCTTTGGCGGTTTACGTGCCCAGGCCACCTTTGATGCCGATACAGTAAAGGCGCAGAAGTATGATACAGGCAAAATGTGGGCCTTTGAGTTCCCGCCTTTTGAATACCTGAAACAGGTATATAACTTTAATGCCTCGCAGGAATGGTTTGATGACGTACGGCTTTCAGCCCTGCGCATACCGGGCTGCACGGCATCCTTTGTTTCTGAAGACGGTCTGGTTATGACAAATAACCACTGCGCCCGCGGAATAAGAAGAATGGTCCAGAAAGAAGGCGAAGACCTTGCAAATACAGCCTTTATCGCAAGGACGCTTGAAGAGGAAAGAAAAATCCCCAACTATTCGGCAGAACAATTAATCTATCTTAAGGACGTTACAAAAGAGGTCCAGACTGCAATCAGCTCAGGCAAGACTGAAAAGGAAAAGATCGCCTTAAGAGACGCAAAGCTTAAAGTGTTAAAAGATGAGTATGAAAAAGAAACCAAACTTAAGTGCGACGTTGTTTCTTATTACAACGGAAGCCTCTTCTTCGTTCAGGGTTTTAAGACTTATAATGACGTAAGACTCGTTTTTCAGCCGGAGGAAAATATTGCATATTTCGGAGGGGATCCGGACAACTTTACTTACCCGCGCTACAACCTTGACTGCACTTTCCTCAGGATATACGGAGATGACGGAAAGCCGGTCAAGTCTGAACACTTTTTCAAGTGGAGCGCAAATGGCGCACAGCCAGGAGAACTCGTCTTTACAGTCGGAAACCCCGGGTCAACCAACCGCCTGAGGACTGTTGCACAGCTCGAATATTTAAGGGACATTCAGTTCAGGAACAGCGCTTTTCTGGCCGACAATCTCTACAGCCGCCTAGACCAGCTGAAGAGCATTAACCCGCAGCAGGCCTCTGAATATGAAAACCTGAGGCTTGGTTTCAGCAACGGGCAGAAAAATACCTCAAACACCTATAAGGCTCTTAATGATCCATATCTGATGGCCCGTAAAAAGGATTTTGAAAAACGCGCACGTGAGTTCGTTGCGTCCGACCCTCAGCTGGAAAAACAGTACGGCCACGTATGGAAGACAATTGAAACAACACGCGGGGAGCTGAGAAGTATTGATACGAAAATAGCAGCACTCTCAACAAACCCCACCTACTTCTCACGTTATCTTACAATTGCAAACGCGCTTGTAACTCAGGCAAAGCAGAGCGCTCTTCCTGAGGATCAGAAAGATCCGGAAACAAAGACCGAACGCTACCAGCAGATGCTGAAGAACATTTATCCTGATAACTTTGATCCTATTCTTGAACAGGCAAAACTTGAAATCAATATAGATTACATCATAATGAACCTGGGCAAGGATCACCCGTGGGTAAAGAAATTCTTCAGCGGATCGACATCTAAGGAGATAGCTCAGAACCTGATCTCAAAATCGGCATTTAAGGACAAGAAAACCGTAATGGCTCTTTTCCAGAAAACGCCGGAAGAAATCCTTTCCCTTAATGATCCTTTTATCAGCTATTATGCAGAGACCTACGGTGACCTGGTAAAGCTGAAAAAAGAGCAGAAGGAAACTCTGGACACAGAAAACATTGCGTTTGGGCTCTTAGGACAGATAATCTACAAGATGTACGGCACCTCAGTTACGCCTGATGCAAACAGGACATTAAGGCTTTCAGACGGCCTCTTAAAAGGCTACAATTATAACGGCACTACTGCACAGGTTAAAACAACTTTCTTCGGCCTTTACGACAAGTATTTCGGCTTTGAAGGAAAGTATCCTTTTAATCTTCCTTCAAGGTGGCAGAATGTTCCGAAAGACCTGGATTTGAATACGCCCTTTAATTTTGTCTCGACAAATGACATCGTTGGCGGCAACTCGGGCAGCGCTGTAATAAACAAGAATGCCGAGGTTATAGGCCTGGCCTTCGACGGAAACATCGAGAGCCTGCAGGGTAACTTTATTTATCTGCCGACTTACAACAGGACTGTAGCCGTGGATTCCAAAGGAATGTATGAGGCTATAAAGAAGGTC